A genomic region of Metopolophium dirhodum isolate CAU chromosome 1, ASM1992520v1, whole genome shotgun sequence contains the following coding sequences:
- the LOC132940090 gene encoding uncharacterized protein K02A2.6-like: protein MASKRLQRWALFLSEFDYELKYVQGKNNCAADGLSRLPLEVKREENDNEYSYKNFVEGMIPLDLLKIKIETRKDRILSKVYSWIEEGWPEKNKLRIFLLKETHNTHAGIAKIKAITRSYFWWPRLDKEIESYVKSCEVCVSCQSSPVVDRQAKWAEAVGPLEQVHLDFLYLNNKNYLVWIDAFTKWPDVIEMSKMNSVYLIDKLSEIFGRFGLPNTIIPDNGPQFRSSEFIEFCKQNGIVFYTSPPFHPATNGAAENAVKSFKRGIHKPLKDKNNKNVTAVIEEVLGGRNYIVRLEDKELVWRRHINHIIKLEEFSTENEKDKRTDELEIKKASEEVDEKGKQNITDVNINNKLSLPDIKPLGQLETKSPKRLDL, encoded by the exons ATGGCATCAAAGAGATTACAACGTTGGGCTTTGTTTTTGTCAGAATTTGATTATGAATTAAAGTACGTTCaaggaaaaaataattgtgcagCGGATGGGTTGTCCCGTTTACCATTAGAAGTAAAAAGAGAAGAAAATGATAATGAGTACAGTTATAAAAATTTTGTGGAAGGAATGATTCctttagatttattaaaaattaaaatagagaCAAGGAAAGATAGAATATTAAGTAAAGTTTATAGTTGGATTGAAGAAGGGTGGCCAGAAAAA AATAAGttgagaatatttttattaaaagagaCACATAACACACATGCAGGCATTGCAAAAATAAAAGCGATTACTAGATCTTATTTTTGGTGGCCTAGACTTGACAAAGAAATAGAAAGTTATGTAAAAAGTTGTGAAGTCTGTGTATCATGTCAATCTAGTCCAGTAGTAGATAGGCAAGCTAAGTGGGCAGAAGCCGTTGGTCCTTTAGAACAAgtacatttagattttttgtatttaaataacaaaaattatttagtatggATTGATGCGTTTACAAAGTGGCCTGATGTTATAGAAATGAGTAAAATGAATAgtgtttatttaattgataaattgtCGGAAATTTTTGGACGTTTTGGATTACCAAATACAATTATTCCTGATAATGGTCCACAGTTTCGTTCTAGTGAATTCATAGAATTTTGTAAACAAAAtggaattgtattttatacatcacCACCTTTTCATCCTGCTACAAATGGTGCAGCTGAAAATGCAGTTAAATCTTTTAAAAGAGGGATACACAAAccattaaaagataaaaataataaaaatgtgacT GCAGTGATAGAAGAAGTGTTAGGAGGCAGAAATTATATAGTTAGACTTGAAGATAAAGAATTAGTATGGAGAAGGCATATAAACCATATAATTAAGTTGGAAGAATTTAGTAC AGAAAATGAGAAAGACAAAAGAACAGATGAATTGGAAATCAAAAAAGCTAGTGAAGAAGTTGATGAAAAAgggaaacaaaatattacagatgttaatattaataataaattaagtttaccAGATATAAAACCGTTAGG